gaccAAAACTTGTTGGGTTTATTTAaaaaccttgaccaactctttttattagaaatgggcaacctttgttttatgtttgcaaaacaaaatctctgcaatttaacattagctcttttgttttgcttaagttttcaaatggtagggcatatcatttgcttcctattcttgtgtggtgttatgtgagcaaactaagttaggaaaactgttttctactttttccaaaaatgtttgaaaatgttttgtgaatgtatttgatgtcaaactaatgcttttgtcctctttatgatgttatctaccaggggatgtttggtttatactatggtgataaccgagagaggcaattgctaagttgtgatactctcatacctttactaggtaaataacatgggttttctttaagttgtttgtggtatctataagtcctttgtatggtagctctttattgaatggttaaattatggttgttgtatgtttgttttgttggtgcaatgtgattgattgtgttccttttatattttccggcgatagacgcgagcaattccggagaagaagaagaagtggaattggacaaggattttatttatattgttgggattcttatattgatggagttgaagaagtacagggacaaataagccaaggcaagccatcttttgatctctgatccggtgtctagttgga
This region of Lolium perenne isolate Kyuss_39 chromosome 2, Kyuss_2.0, whole genome shotgun sequence genomic DNA includes:
- the LOC127333278 gene encoding uncharacterized protein: MQLYVGPSMEKVELSSDLKFLSKIQIEWFKVLQIDQDLVRSEFVELNQELGNEFLNETSWGMFGLYYGDNRERQLLSCDTLIPLLDASNSGEEEEVELDKDFIYIVGILILMELKKYRDK